In Zingiber officinale cultivar Zhangliang chromosome 3A, Zo_v1.1, whole genome shotgun sequence, the DNA window ACATAAAGCATATTGAATAGTTGAACATTATCATAGTTAGCTTCTTCTCAATGGTCAAAGGAGATCACAACAAACAGCAAACTTACCTCTAGTTCAGTCTTTTCTCTTACAGACTGATTCAGTATTTCCTTGAGCTCTGCTTGAGATTTCCTCAAGAACTTGACTTCTTTGACAAGAACTTTGATATCGGCCTTTGATTTCAATTCCAACTCTTCCAGACTCTTTTGCATGTTCACTAATTCTTCTTGTTTACTATCTAACTCCTGCTGTAAGCAATCTTTTTCTTCTTTAGCAATTTTCTTTTCTGATTCAGCATAACTCCTTTCattctgcaaaaaaaaaaaaaaaaaaaaaaaaaaaaaaaaatcaaaacaggAACATGAAACTCAATTGAATATAATATTACCACAATGAAAAAATTCAAAGGTCAGACTTCCTCAAACAAGAGTTTTGTCTCCATCTCTGAATACTTCCTCCGTAGTTCATCCATATCCCATTGCATTTCGGTGACTCTTTCTCTTTCAATTAAGATAGCTTGCTGCAAGTTTTCTTTAGCTTTCTGCTCGGTAGCTTCTAATTCAATCTCTAAATCCTTGACCTacatcaaataataataattacaGAGCATGCCATCTAGAATAAAGATGACAGAAACACAACTTCAGATGTGTGACGAAGTCTGGTGAAGGCGGGGAGTGATGGTAGGGCAGATAAGCTAGGATAATAACAGAGCATGCCATCTAAATGAAGCTGACATGAACATAACTTCAGATATGTGACAAAGTCTGGTGAAGGCGGGGAGGGATAACAGGGCCGATAAGCTAGGACAAGGAATGGCTCCTAGCAAGTTTTTAGGATGCAAGGGGCAAGGTTGAATCAAATCATGCACTGAAGTGGTCAAATGTAAATGATCCATGGCTGTAACTTGCCTTAAATGAATGCAGTATGTATTCTAAATAATGAGGCACCTTTTGGTAGAATCAGTTTGGTTCTTCATAAGAACTATGCAGTTATGTGTGCCTAGTGTACAGCAGTTCTCTGACTGGATGTATCAAAATAGAGAACAATTTGACATTGTCGAGTACATGATATATTACAATTTGAGAGGACCCTTCTATCGAGTGTATGATTCATGGATGAACAAGCAGAAGCTAGTGGGCCGTCATGACCCAACATGATGAGGGCAAAGAGTAATCACAAGAGAAGATAGCTTAGAAAATTTACAACTCACAGCAATCTTCTAGACTACATCCGGCAATGAATCAAAACATATACTGTAGCACAAATTAAGTACATACTCTTAATAACAGGTATGCCAGTTCTTTACAAAACCTCTACAATTAAGCATGCTCAATATGGAGGAAGTTTGGGATGGATAGACTTCTAGGAAGCGCCTTAATTTAGAGACAATTTTAACAAAGGGATAAAACCATGAGGGAGATAACATAGAAAGTCATTTAACAATCGCCAAGGGTACACTAAAAACTATAGATATTCAAAACTAGTTTAATACAAAAATTCTAAATTAGACAACACATATGCAGTCATAAAGGAAGCAGGCAAATAAGTAATGGCAAGAGATGCACCTTCGTGGTAAGGTATTCTTTCACAGCCATTTCTTGGTTCAACCGAGCTATAAGATCCTCCATATCGGTTTTTGTTGTTACTAACCTTCGTTGCATAGTTACAAGAACTCTATTTAATTTGTACCTTTGATCATATGGAAGAACAATTTGCGAATTTTCAAGAAATTGTGTGCCTGGACCATCTGCAGCATTTAAAACTTCAGTGCTGCTAGGGGCATCAAAGGAACCATCCCAAATTGAATTTGTGACTCCAGCAAATGATAGTTCACTGCCTCTAATAGAACTTATGTCACTCTCAAAGCTTTCAGCAGAGAGCTTACGAGCATGACCAGAATGTTTATCATGGTCCTGATCTGATATAGACTCCATTCTGCCCCTAGAATTGCCACCAATTATCTCTCTATGTGGAGCAAGGAACTCTTTCCTATCGTTCAATTTAACCCTACCGAAATCTTCTGGTTGATCAAAGAATGATTCGCCCATGATGCCGTTCCCAATTGCTATATTTGCAGAATGATTGTGAACCAATGATACATCTTCAGCATTAGTTTGAGAAGCTTGAATCTTTCCTTTCCTCGCAATACCAAAGTCTGATGTTTTATTTGCATTGTCATGGAGACCATCTAAGGAAGCATATGGCACCATAGATGTGAGTGTTGAATTGTTGGAAACAAGAACACTGGAACTAGGTCGAGCTAGAGTTGAAGGGCTTATGGCAGCAGCATCAGTTGAAGAGCTTGATTCTGTAGGATGATTATTAACATAGTGGAATGCTGCATACAAAATGAGTATGCAAGTGAGCTGACAAGTGAAAATTTAGATAAAAAGTTCTTTAGTATCATAAAAAATAACTAGCTCAATGAGTTTCTGTTCCATATCATGCACTACATAAAAGCATGTTTGGACGGACAATAATAAACCCAGATGTGGTAGGTGTGGCCTACCTGACCTTGCAGCAGTTTCCAATTCAAGAAAACTTGCTACTTGTGCACTTCTGGATAAATCTATATCAGAGAGTAACTTCTGCATCCATTCTGCCAAAGCATGTCTTCTCTGCAAGAAAATTATCCATCTTGAGAATTATTGGTATTCTAATAGGGAAATGAACTTTAGGATAAAAAAAGGAACAGAGAAAAAACTTGTATTCTGCAATACATTGAATTAGACTTGTTTAATTTATAGttattatcaaagaaaaataaaaaactataaaTATTCATAACTTAAAAAACAATTCATTTGCTAACATAAAGAATGTTAGATATCTTATTGAGAGTAAAATAAAGACTTTTTCCATTTGTTAGACTATAATATTCTTTAGAGACCAGGCTAAACTTGATGGCGCCAGAGGCAGATCTAGTTGAGCATATAGTTTGTAAGCTGTCATAGTTTTAGCAAATACAACAGAATCCATGGAACTAACCATTTGAAATACTAGTACAGTTGTACCTCTTCTAGGAGCACACGACTGGAATTTATTCTCAGAAAAGCATGTTTTGGTGGTGCTAGAGGAATATCTTTTCTTGGAAATGCCTTCTTAAGCTACAAAAAGGAAAAGAGTAAAAGTTATAGAAAGTGAAACctcaaaaatcaaataaataaaacaagAGAACAAAAATCAAGCTTTCCCCATAGTATGCAAATTAGGTTATCCCATGCACATCATATTTTTATTAGTATCAGAGAGGTATTAAACAGAATGCAATAGCAAGAACTAAAATTTCCAATTCCCCATTAAATGTATAAAACAATTTCTGAAGCATAgatatttatcaaaatatgtGATACCTCAGCTATCAATAATATGTACTCATTAACTAGATAAAGAATTGATGATCTTAAAAGTTCTAGTTACAgtgcaaaattttcaaaacataattacAAGAGATAATTtaccaataaaataaaataaatgacacCAACATAAATTTCATTGTCAGCACACTAAATCAGTTTCACTATTTATATTTCTAAAAAGGGCATTTAGGATTCACATAATAAAAGATACGTCAATCCTGGCTAAAGAAAGTAGGTAGACAGTAATGTTAAGGTTAcctaatgattctccatatgaaATTCTCAACATTGTGATTGGTGTGTGCTCATTAGATGTCTAGATTCCTAAGCCATAAACTTAATGTCTTCAAATACAGTGTATGTTTCTGGGTTGATTCTACTATTCCACCTTTTTCTTCTTCGTTTTTGAACAATGACAAGATTGAATTAAAAGTTAAATGCAGttcttgaaaaacatagaataaaAGGCTCATTCTCTTTGCTATTATGAATCTCAGTAGATAAAAAAACTTGGCATTATCAAGCACCATTACAATGGTCTTCAATTATTGATATGCTTATGAGACTCTTCAACTCTAGAGACAGAAGTGTCAAAAAGATATAACTCATAAAGAATAATGCTCTTCATATCAACAGGTTAAAATATAACTTATCATACAGCAGAGTGTAATTTCAGGAAGTCACTGAATCTTCGTAGTAACTCGTGGCTGGTACTGATGCCTTGGGGGGATTGTATACCCACATGAATCCTGTAAAACTGTTTTTCAATAATGTTAACAGCAAGACCAAGAAAGAAAGTTATGAAAAATTGTAGAACAACATGCCACATCAAATGGTAAATCAAGAGAACATTTTTATTGAATTAAAGGTCTAGACTTTATCAAACAAAACTGTTAAACAAAACAGAAAGTggcaatttataattttatatgagaTGGAAACAATCTTATACATTACTATCCTATGGATTCTTAGTTGCCTTTACCATTCTCAGCAGATAATGCCCACTTTCAAGGCTTTAACAGTAATTGTCTCCCTCCGGAACACCCACAAAAACTATTATAGGGCAAAAATATTGTAAAATGGCTTATCCAGAAGGAGCTCCTTAAGTTGCAGGTcagaattaaaaaatatatcagtTTTCTCTGCATGGAGAAAAGGGTGTGGGACATAACCAATCTAGCATGCTGATTATATTATGACTTACCTACTTAAGTTATTGTGAAAATACAAATTAGACCATATTAGAGTTTTATAGCTGGAATATAGTGAAAAAAATGGAATTATCAACAATTACCATTttttctctatcaaatagtccATCAAGCATGCACTAGATCAACTAGGAATTACATATAGTATTGTCCCAGGAAATaagcaactattttttatatcataGATTATGTGACAACATGAATATTGACAAAAAGCGCACAGATCAAGACATCAGTGAAACGACTAGACTGAATTAAGCATTCTAGTGTCACACCTTCCAATTTGCTTTTCAGTGATTATTCATAATATTTGGAGTCAAAGAGAAGCATAAATTTGTAACTATTTAAACATGGAAATAGTAGAAATTATATGATATCAAGTCTGATGACATTGACATGTGTTCCGTTCAAAAAGCAAGGTTCAAAATCTCATTGCTTGCTGACATCTTGAATGCCAGCCTACGTGAGATAATATCAATGTGTCAATCCGTGTGACGACATGCTAATTGGTGTTGGccaagagaagaaggaagaagatgatgataatGATGGTAACTTGCTGTTGCTGCAGCTACCACTTCCCAAGGACTGGTGTTCCACTTACATGCAAATTTTCATGGAGGAACCAGAAAAAACAAAGAAGATTGGACCAGCAATTTCCCACACTGTTGCAATTTCCCTATTATGGAATCACAGGATACCCTCTCATCCACCATCTCTTTTCACTGCCCTTATTTCCCTTGTCAACAAGATTCCTCTTCGCCTTCCACTTCTTGATGACCTTGACAATGTCTTCTCCTTCATGCCATCTTCTCGTCTTCAACATGTAAAATTGTCCTCCTATGCAACCTCAACAGCAGCAGTGAGGGAAATTGCAATTATTGTGTTGCCAAAGAAATTACGATATTGCAGCTGAGGAAAATCCAAGAGTTTCCCATCTTCTCCCAACCTTGACTGCTGTTGTTTCTCTACCACATCTCAATATGGGCGCAAAATGATAAAGCTAATCCATGTGGGTTGGGATGGCATGAGATTTTAATCCATGACAAAGAGTTGAATTCTAATGCATATTTTCCAATTAAAGAGTTGTATAATACAGATTCTGATATTTTATTCAGATTAATGATAGCACAAAGGTTAGATATCATCTACTCACAATATTTTCTTAGTAAGAACCTCTTCTTAGCTATTCCTTCATGGGCAATTTAATTAGTTCCTTATGAAATTGCATTTAGAATTTcaagaaaagtaaaaaataataaacaaagagTGCTTATTACAACAATAGGATTTAAGCTCTCATGGGATGCACCAGGCTCTGTCTGAATACTCCAAGAAGGAATCATGACACAATAGCTCCAACCAGTCTGGTGGTTGTGAGGCCAGACAGTATTCCTTCCATCCTGCAAATGTTTGAaaaattaggaattttaaaatgaaaaaggtTAATATGCAATGCAAAGATTAAACACAGGAATGCTACTTTACTAATAGAACTAAATTGCATTTGGATTGTCACCCAACTAACCACAAATCCAGTGCAAAAGGTATGATCCCAACTGGAGCACCATATTAGAGCATCCATATTGACACTCTAGGAACAATACAATGTAACATAATCCAGAAGATGCAAACTAGGATCATGATAACAGTGTTTCAGAAATTGCCCCCAGGAAAATAAACACCTTCCTCGTGCAGCTGCTAGAATGCACTAATGGACAGTCATCCATGGATGGACTGTGCACGAACAAAAAGGTTGAAGATTATGGAGATATGCCAACACAAATTTTTAAAACCATTAGGAGAATCCACGTGATTGAAGGAGATCACACAGTATTGAATTGCTACAAATACCACCGACCTCATGTAATAAACTTGGAATGATGTAATACCAGCAGAGTCCCCAAATCAGAAAGGCAACCAACCCGAGTATATACTAAACAAGGAATGATTTCAGACCTCCTTCCTTCTAGACCACTACGTAAGGGGTAAGCCACTTCAGTGCATATGATCTACCACATCGAGTGACAAGACCATGttctctctcttcctcctccatgTGATCCATTTTGATCCACTACAATTAACTACATTTCTCCCTTAAACCCCTATCCATTACCGAACTACCAAATCCCAGCTCGATACCTATGCGGAAAAAGAGCAGCCTATATCAACATCCCAAGGTCAGCTCCACCTGGATCTCATATCTAGAGATTCGAAAACACGACAAACaaaccccaaaaaaaaaaatcaagggcGTCGCCGGCGCGAATTTTCGCCCAATCGAACAAACAATTCACTGGAGAAACCCAAGAATTCGCATCGACGGAGCATAATACTAAACGAGAAGCGCAGATCAGATGAGCGGAGAGGGAGAACGTACCCAACGCTTGGGGGGAGGGCTCCAGTCCATGCCGAGGGGGAGCGGCGAGGTCCCATCATGGCGGTGACTCGGGGGGCTGTTCCTGAGCATGCCGCGCTTCCGCAACGGGATCGAGGGAGAAAGGAGACGAGACGGGACGCGGCGGAGCAGAGCGATCACGCGAGCGGCGCCGATCCGGGGCCTGCAACAGATGCCTCAACTAAAGACAACGCAACAAACTGTCCTCGGTTCGACTCCTTCGCTCTCTCCTTTTTTTCTACGACGTTCATTTTCCATTtggtttttaataattaaataattcaataaatatttaaatagtcAAGTTAAATCTGAATATCCAAAATTATATCTAATAAACAAGTTTGATTGATCGGACTTGACTTTTCTTAGAAAATATCTTCGCAACTGATCAACCAAATCCCAAATTTGCCAATCGGAGAATCAAGTTACATGGTTCGATTAGGGTTCGAACAAGCTCTAGTCGTGGGACATGGTGACCTAAAATTTAGGGGAAGGAGAAGACATCGGAGAGGCGTGCCCCGCATTTGACTCTACCCTCTAATCTTTGAAATTTGGTCCTCCACCCTCTCTTCGCCGACTGGAATTGAATGATTCCTAACCTGCAACACCCCAATCGTCTCGATGCAGATAGCGCAATTCGATTAGGAAAAAGCAAGATTCGGTAGTTGTCCAGGAGTGATCGGTCTTCGTGAAGATTCAATGGTTGGTTTCGCATCTTTTTATTTTCTGGATTTATCTACCTTTCTTTTCATGCATATTAATCAAGTATCTTCTTTATCGTCGATGTAGTTTCTAAGCAAAATGTGCGTGCAGCAGTCAAAAGAATGATAAAGAGGGATATATTGCGAATTAATGATCAATTCATTATGTTCTTGGTTTAAAGTCTTTTTCTTTCTTGTCTGATGTGATTTAGTTTCTGACCGAACTTGCACTCAACCATTCTAACATTAAAAATTCTATTGTAGGTTTCTGCTTCGTTTCTAAAAAAAACAATACACGCTGTTCATTGACCTTCCAaaatcttgatatggttctacaGTTTTGTTGTGTAATAAAGCTGTGGATATATGCTGTAGTTTTGGACCAAAAGAAGCAGTCAACAGTTCACAGCAATGAGCAGTTTTGATAACAATTCTagctctcttttttcttttcttttttttgaagGGACACACATATGGAATCATCAACTCTTGCTGTTTTTCAACCTTTAAAGTAAATACTTGGTACTGACTTatagttagtttttttttgtatatttctTATGAATCTTATAACAACATGTACAAGGGCAGGGGATATGACTTTGTTTCTAACCAAATAATCATCCTCAAATTTGTGAGAAATTAGAAACTTGGATAACATTAAAGTTCTGTTTTTATCTTTGGAAGAGAAATAGTAAACCATTTCTTTTCAGGAAGTTGATTTGATGCTgtggttttttttcttttaactttATCATATTGATTATGATTCCTTGACTCGCTATTTTACTTGGGTCTGGATCTTAATGTTCAGATGTATCTGATAATAATATGTGAGCATCCAATAGTTTAAGATAGGTTATAAGCATTTGTTTCAACTACTTTTACAATGTTTCGCAACCCCAGAAACAGATTAAAATTTGTTACTAGTTTTGTTGGAACTTTTTATCAGGTAATTTGCATAGTTAGTAATCAATTAATAGTGTGTGGTGATCTTTATCTTTGCCTACTTTGATGCCAACTTATATTTGCATTCGAGATTGATGATTAGTATATTAGGTATTGCAGATTGGCGATGGGGTCTCTTCATTTACCATGGATGACGCCCTTCTATCCATTGGGTTTGGCAAATTCCAGGCACTGGTGCTTTGCTACGCGGGAATGGGTTGGATCTCAGAAGCCATGGAGATGATGCTCCTCTCTTTTGTTGGGCCAGCTGTTCAGTTGGAGTGGAATCTTTCTCCTCAGCAGGAGAGCTTCATCACCAGCGTCGTATTTGCTGGTATGCTCCTAGGTGCTTACAGTTGGGGCATAATTTCTGACATCCACGGAAGGAGGCAAGTCCTTTATCCCGAAGCAACTCATCTTATTGAACTCACATTCCGTTTGCGCTTCCACCAACAGTTATTTGATTCACtgtgctttaatttttttttcctccaaattAAATGGGCATGAAGGTTGTAAACACAATAATCATATCAGAGTCCAAGTTACTTGATGGGTAGATTAATAGTACAGGTATCAAGTTCAGATTGAGTTCCTCTAATGCCTTTTCTTTCATAATGGACATAAATGATAACCAACGTCGGTTATATAACAGTGTGAATTGGTATACACATCCTATTTTGATTGATAAGAACATAAGGCCTCAGGTTACTGCTCTGCTATCTATTGTTCAGTAATCcaaatattatatattttccCCATTTTTTTATGCATACTAGCTCATGAACCAGGGCAACCTTTCTATATTAGTAATTCATTTGCTGTTAATATCTCGATTTTAAGGTATGAAATTGATGTTACTTGTGGATGCTTAAAatcttagggtgtgtttggtttgtgcgttttctatttttattttctgaaaaacacgcattttctagaaaatagaaaatgacttttagacattctttattttttaagaaaatgttatatattttttttagaaaatagacataaaaaatgcaaaccaaacactatttttcagaaacgcgcgtttttcaaaaaatgaaaatgaaaaacttgcaaaccaaacgcacctttAAATTATGCCCCAACTGTAAGCACCTAGGACCTTAATTTTCCTAGATTATCCAGTTGCCCTATTTATATTTGTCTACGCAGACACACACATATTTCGGAACTTACTTtccaattaaatttattaatcacTTGTATtcctaattatatttatatacaAAACCATATCAGAGTTTGGGGCTGGTACCTAACAAGATGGCAGTTGGAATCCCTTGAACTCTGAcatttttttcttgaaacatacATGTTTTGTTACAAGAATAAGGATTCTGTTTGattgtcatttttttttctttgtttgtttgAGCCAATAATCATTTGGAAACAATTCTCTACACGTGTGGTATATTACAATCGGAATTTGACCTGAAGTTTGCAACCGTTTTGTTATTTAATCCTGTGCAAGACAAGTGCAGCTTCCTTTAGTACACTACATGTTCTTTTCGCTCTTTTGAGATTATACTTGACTTTTTCTCAACAAAAGTTGCACAACTTCCCTAACTGCAGGAAATAATTTAGCTTATTAATTGTGAGGTTCATATGTGCTGTGATCTATCTTGTGCAATGCTATGAGCATTCTTGAATAAAAGATTGTTTGTGTTGTCTACCTTCGTTTGGTTTCAGAAGAAAATGGAATTGCATACCATAAATATATGTttcttataaaatattataatgttTTGTTCTATTTTTTACCTTCATGCATTTTGCCTTTTCAGGACAGGTTTTCTTTTCACAGCTCTAGTAACTAGTGGAGCTGGTTTTCTTAGTTCTTTCGCTCCCAATTATTTATCTTTACTTCTTTCACGGTTTATGGTTGGGATTGGATTGGGTGGTGGGCCTGTGCTTGCTTCATGGTTCCTGGAGTTTATTCCTGCTCCACACAGAGGTAAATGGATGGTCATCTTTTCAGCCTTTTGGACGATTGGCACAATATTTGAAGCTTCAATTGCATGGGTAGGTGCAACAACCaagtttgttaatttcattagtTTTCTTTCAATAAAATTCCTTGCTCGCCAACGCTTAACTTGGTTAATAAGTTTGTTATTTTcgttaattttaattagtttatacTACTCTATAGGGTGAAAAGCTGATTATGATTGGATGTTGAAATTCTTTTAGTTTATCATTTTGCTATTAAGATTTGGATGCCACTTATTATCTTTATTCACACTGGATTTACAGGCCATTATGCCCAGATTTGGATGGAGGTGGTTGCTAGCTTTTTCATCCTTACCATCTTTTCTTCTGCTCCTATTTTACGTTGTCACCCCCGAGTCGCCAAGGTACCTTTGCATGAAAGGACAAATCTGCGACGCTATGCAGGTTTTGGAACAGATGGCCAGAGCGAACAGCAAGGGAATGCCTTTGGGCATGCTTATCTCCGATAACCAAGAAATGGAATTAGAGGAAATAACTGATCATTCTGAAGCCACACATCTAGTTGAAATTGAAAATGGGACTAATGGCAGCTCCGATAAGGATACTGATACAAAAAATGAAGGTATCAGTGCTCTAAGGAGACTTCTATCGCAAAAATTAATCAGAACAACTCTTCTTCTATGGATGGTTTTCTTTGGAAATGCATTCTCCTATTACGGTATTGTACTGCTGACATCCGAGTTAAGTAATGGAAATAGGATCTGTGCAGCGAAAGTCACCGAGTCAAACCAAACAACTAACGATAACCTCTACAAAGACGTGCTTATCACTAGCTTTGCTGGTATCATTTAAAACTTCTACCATCATCTAAAAGTTAAAGGTCGATGCACTTTTTGCCTGTTCATCACATGGTCTAGACCTGgatgtctttttcttttttttttccagagattcctggGCTCATATTATCTGCTGCGATTGTGGATCGGATTGGCCGCAAGCTCTCCATGTCATCTATGCTTTTTGTAAGCTGTGTGGTCTTAATTCCACTGCTTTTTGCTCAGACAGAAGAATTGACGACCGCGCTTCTATTTTGTGCAAGGATTAGCATCTCAGCGAGTTTCACCATCGTCTACATCTATGCTCCTGAGGTTAGTGTGAGCAAATCAGTTCTTTGATAGGTTAATATCGCTTCAACTCCTGTCTTTCTATTTAACAGTGCCATACCTCTCGGTTGCTCTTTAAACGAAAAAGGGTCCAGCAATAGGGTCTCCAATAAGTCTGTTTAACTTTTGGTTGAAATTTTACCGGACACAGGGCCGACCAAGGTGATTTGACCCAATTGACCAATGTTGAAGTTTTATTCTATGATTTGAACCTTTCTCATGTATTGGGAGATCACCTGGAGTAAATGAATTCATTCAGGGCACATATTTTTCTGAGTTTACCTATCCTTCGACTCTTTagttcaaattgagcttcatcaACATCTGAGGGTAAAATTGATTCTTAAATCAATTGTACTGCCAACTATCGACTCTCTTATATCGAGTAGTTTTGGTAGACATGACGATTTTACATCAATGAGTTACCTCATAACATAATGTTCAATATTTCAAAGTTGCTGTGCTGCATCAAAGCACTGCTTGATTCGGGATCGACAATTCTGTATTCTTCTAACAAGCAAAATGTTACTCTTCTGTCATCAGATATATCCAACCTCTGTGAGAACTTCCGGCATCGGCATCGCAAGTTCGGTAGGAAGGATCGGCGGCATAACGTGCCCTCTCGTGGCCGTCGGCCTGGTCCATGGCTGCCACCAATCTGCAGCAGTTCTTCTGTTTGAGCTTGTGATCTTCCTCTCGGGAATTGCcgtgtgtttgtttcctttcgAAACCAGCGGCCGCAACCTCAGCGATTCGACACCCAGTTAGGAAGAAGAAACCTACAACAGCCTTTGTTTGATTTTTACTGGAACACATTGTAGGAACATCAGAGCTGATAGATTTTGGTTTGTATACTAAGATGTTGCTGATGAGTTATGCTTATATTCGATTGGATTGGAACGATAGAGCGATAAGATTCATGTAGTTCACTAGTTAGTAAAACGTTGTAAAAACATTTCTCATGTTTTAAAatgttgaaaatttaaatttgtgttttgatttcttgtgttttttaattaaatggg includes these proteins:
- the LOC122051607 gene encoding organic cation/carnitine transporter 7-like isoform X2; translated protein: MIGDGVSSFTMDDALLSIGFGKFQALVLCYAGMGWISEAMEMMLLSFVGPAVQLEWNLSPQQESFITSVVFAGMLLGAYSWGIISDIHGRRTGFLFTALVTSGAGFLSSFAPNYLSLLLSRFMVGIGLGGGPVLASWFLEFIPAPHRGKWMVIFSAFWTIGTIFEASIAWAIMPRFGWRWLLAFSSLPSFLLLLFYVVTPESPRYLCMKGQICDAMQVLEQMARANSKGMPLGMLISDNQEMELEEITDHSEATHLVEIENGTNGSSDKDTDTKNEGISALRRLLSQKLIRTTLLLWMVFFGNAFSYYGIVLLTSELSNGNRICAAKVTESNQTTNDNLYKDVLITSFAEIPGLILSAAIVDRIGRKLSMSSMLFVSCVVLIPLLFAQTEELTTALLFCARISISASFTIVYIYAPEIYPTSVRTSGIGIASSVGRIGGITCPLVAVGLVHGCHQSAAVLLFELVIFLSGIAVCLFPFETSGRNLSDSTPS
- the LOC122051607 gene encoding organic cation/carnitine transporter 7-like isoform X1 yields the protein MVLQIGDGVSSFTMDDALLSIGFGKFQALVLCYAGMGWISEAMEMMLLSFVGPAVQLEWNLSPQQESFITSVVFAGMLLGAYSWGIISDIHGRRTGFLFTALVTSGAGFLSSFAPNYLSLLLSRFMVGIGLGGGPVLASWFLEFIPAPHRGKWMVIFSAFWTIGTIFEASIAWAIMPRFGWRWLLAFSSLPSFLLLLFYVVTPESPRYLCMKGQICDAMQVLEQMARANSKGMPLGMLISDNQEMELEEITDHSEATHLVEIENGTNGSSDKDTDTKNEGISALRRLLSQKLIRTTLLLWMVFFGNAFSYYGIVLLTSELSNGNRICAAKVTESNQTTNDNLYKDVLITSFAEIPGLILSAAIVDRIGRKLSMSSMLFVSCVVLIPLLFAQTEELTTALLFCARISISASFTIVYIYAPEIYPTSVRTSGIGIASSVGRIGGITCPLVAVGLVHGCHQSAAVLLFELVIFLSGIAVCLFPFETSGRNLSDSTPS